A region of the Corvus moneduloides isolate bCorMon1 chromosome 26, bCorMon1.pri, whole genome shotgun sequence genome:
TACCAGGGTGTCTGAGCTGTCCCAGCAAAGGAGGCTCCACTCTGGGCATTGCTACGTACCTTCACCTCATACCACTGCTCCACCTCCTTGCGGTTCCTTGCAATGATCTCCTCGTATTCATTTCTCAGGTCGTTCAGGGTCTTTGTCAAGTCTTCTCCAGGGGCGGCATTGACTTCCACGCTCACATCGCCACCAGTTTGGGACTGGAGCTGCCTCATTTCCTGCGGGGAGTCAAGGGAGAGACACAAGAGCACACACAGGTCATTTGTTGTGCTGGGGACTGTGGGCGAATCAGTACCAAGGTACAAAGGAACGATAATCCCATGGCATAAGGTGGGATTGACTTGATATGTGAAGGTGGGAACCGTGAAGAATCAACAGATTATGTCTTTGGCTGTGCTATCTATCATTGTatttgtcataggttagcaagctaagtctcagaagtgatgttcttcttacagcgttctctgtgacctgacagaacctatcagatggccagtttgaatagGGAcaattcttatctcacagaagataaacagtaatgagtattttggaccaaaccactacagtatTGTACCTCCTCATGGTTTCTCTTCAGAGCAATCAGCTCATCCTTCAAAGACTCCAGCTCAGATTCCAGTGAAGACCGAGTGGTAGTGAGACCATCCAGGATGTTTCTAAGGCCATTGATGTCAGCCTCCACGGTCTGACGGATGACCAGCTCATTCTCATATCTGTaccaaaggaaagcaaagcattgCACATTCATTTCATTACACTGCGTAGGCTTGATCGTACCACTTTAGACAGGGCATCATCCACCTGCATTCATGAGTCTcataaaattaataacaaaaagaGGCAAGGTTCACAGGGAGGTACTCACTTCATTCGGAAGTCATCGGCAGTCATCTTGCTGTTATCAATGTCCAGAATCATTCTGTTATTGTCCACAGTGGCAGCAATGATCTGCAAAAGGGAAGGTGGAGAGGAGTCTTGTGTTCTAGATTTCCAGGACAAGCAGAAAGAAGACACAAAGCTTTGCTAGAGTGTTACTGTTGGTCTTGCAATTGTTTTATGGAGTAGTGCAGGGGCCACAGAAAGTTCTTGAATTGCCACGCCACAAGGACTGGTGTCTGCAACGTTTTGGCTTTCCAAAGATTTTGATGAAAGAGTATATTGGTGGGGGAAAGAACAGAAGAACATTTATGTTGGGAAATGGCCAACCCCCGTGGGTTCTGCACTCTGCATGTAGGAAGCAGTGTGGGCTTTGCCCGTGATGCCGTAAGTAATCTCATTAGGAAAAAAGTTGATTGTAAGGGAAGACCTTGGTCCTTCCCCCTGCTGTCTGTAGGAGTGTGCAGGGACAAAGAGAGCTCAGATCCTGCCATCCAGGTGCTTTAGCTTTGCACTCCATCCAGCTGGActgggtgggagcagaggaaagcaCTGTGAATCTCACATGGCTGGTTTGGAGCCACCTGCACAACGTGGGATGTACATTCTGTGAGCCAGCGTGTCTGTGGCTGGCGGGGCTCCTGGTGCCTCGGGCTGTGTGCCCGGAGCACGGCCCTGTTGCCTGTGGGCTGCTGTGAGGGTTTGCTCACCCAGGGGATGGGAGGTGCGGCTCAGCAGGTTTGTGCCTGCGGTACCACCAGCACGGCGGTCCCGTGGGCGGTAGAGCCCAGTGCtgaggatggagggaggaggaaggagcaaagAGGAAGGCCTTAGAGGAGAGAAGAGCATGTGGGAGATGGAGGCACATGTACCAGGATGATCCTACCTGATTTTGGAGTTGTTCGATGGTCTGGTAGTAGGAGCTGTAGTCCTTGGAAACGCTGGGAGCTTGTTTCCTGTACCACTCCCGGATGTGGTGCTCAAGCTGAGCGTTCTCTTCCTCCAGCCTTCGCACCTTGTCCAGGTAAGCCGCCAGGCGGTCGTTGAGGTTCTGCATGGTGACCTTCTCATTGCCGCTCAGCAGCAGGTCTCCCCCAGGGCCGCAGCTCCCCGCAAAGCCCCCGCCAAAGCCCCCAGCAAGGCTGCCCATGCTGAGGCTGCCCCCGTAGCCCCCGCAGGCTGCCCCACCGTAGCCGCCCCCGCCGATCACGGAAGAGGCGTAGCGCCGGCAGGACACGGAGGAGCTGCGGCCGCTGCTGCCACCACAggcgcctcctcctcctcctcctccgctcCTGTACGAGGTGCTGGATGTTCTCTTGATGCTGCAGCTCATGGTGAAGGGATCAGGTAGCCAGCCCCAGATGCAAAGCTCTGCACAGCAAGATACAGGAAAGCAAAGTGCAGCGGGCCGTCCTCGCTGGTGGCTATTTATACCTGCCTGGGTGGGTGTCACCTGCCAGGCAGTCCAGCTTCCCATGGGGTTTGCCAGCCACAGTGCTCATGCCAAAAATGATGTGCTAAGGGGAATTTCTTTTGGGGCTTGGGACGGCCCTCCCCCCAGGTACTCTGTTTGCATGCTGATTCACACCAAGCCTCCACTGCAATTTTGGGTGGGTGGCTGTGAGTTAGATTTTGTTGGAGATAGTTTGTTGCTGGCTACTTAGTGAGAGAGACTAATTTTAATAGTTGTTCTTTGTTCtttggagtaatttttttttgtcctgaaaaTGGGTGGTGAAAGCACCACCTAATCGCTCTGCTTTAATTTCAGAAGTATGAACTCAGACACCCTGTGCATGAGTCTGGTTTAAATTAGCCTGAAGAACTGCCACTTCTGGAAACAGAATCTCTAAGAATTTAGGTACTTCCCTCAAAAAGAAAGCTCAGTGTGGGGACTGTCTCTCAGGGTACTTAGATTGTCGTAAATCACAGTAGAATGAGCTTAACAGCAGCAATGTTATTTCTGTTCTCACCAAACTCTGGTGGTATCACTTCCCGGAAATCCTCCTGTCTCATGCAGAGAGCCATGGGCATGCAATGATGCCATTTTAAAGTTGTgagtttttaaacatttttgtgcAAATTTCCAATCACTCAGAGATTATCTAAGCTGAAATACGTGTGTAAAATCTATATGGCTGCATTGGCTGTACcctgggagaggaaagaaaggatttGGCTTGGCCAGATGGAGGCTGAGATTGTTATTAGCTGGCTCTTGAGGATGGAGGTAGCAGGACTGTTTGAAATACAGACCAATCCTGTTGTCCATGTAGGAAAGGGCACAGTCTGGATTTGAGTGAGTGTGTTTGGGCTGGAAACTAAGGGGAAATTTTTAActgtgggaggcagcagggtcTTTGAAGAGCTTCCATTACAGAAGCTGTGGATGGAGTAGAGAGTTTCAAGTCTGATCTTGGTCAGTTGATGTTTGGAATTTTATCCTTGTATAACAGATGCAGCTGTGATGACCCTCTAGATCCCCCTTACCTTCAGTCTTTTGTCCCTTCGTGCTGAACAACTGCACCATTTCTGTAAGGGGGCAGGTTGTGATGAGCCCTTCTTTGGAAAGGAAACTTCATCTTTAAATAACTTtaggaaaatgtgaattttaagcCTGAAAGACAAGGGGCCTCATTATGTAAGGGTTGAACTTTGATGGCAATTCATCTCTATTTGGAAGTTACAGTTTACCCGTTCgttttgttgttggtttctCCATTTATGCTGTTACTCACACACACCCTGCAGTTGTGGCTCAAGCAAGACTTTTTTTCTAAGCCACAATGATTATGAGATCCATAAAAGTTACTAATGCGTGTTATGGCTGACTGAAGAATCATGGAAAACCATTCACCCTCTTTCTTGACACACCACCATCCCCATATCACAGATAATGTAATCCTTTGATCTGCGTAATTATGATTGTTGTTTTATTGGTAGCTCTCTAATTATCTGCACGTCAGAACCAGGTGCTTTGCATATGTATTGAGACTGAGTcatcattattaaaaaataaaaattattttctcacagGGTGTGATTCCTTAGTCATATTTTCCTCATTAGATTGTTGCAATGCACTTTTATTCTCCCCTATGAGATGTTTATTGCTGATGGGTGTTAGTGCCAGAGGTGTTGATTTTATATCTCCTCCTCAGCATTGTTGCATCACAACGCTCGACCCAACAATTTCTGACATTTCCCAATGCTGTAATTTCATATTATCACCAggtgccttttctttttctctctatccctctcttctttttttgaatAGGTGGTCTAACCATCCTTACTGCCATAACTGCATCCCAAACACTTCATCTGTAGACTTTCTGTTCTGTAACTCAGGGGTATCTCTGTGTCTCCATGTGCATTTCTGGCCACTGTCCTGTGTACATGGCCCTTGGCCTGAGTTGGCTAAGTCAGTTTGGACCTGCTGATTTACTTCACCAGCCAGAAGAACCAGGTCTGTTCAGGAGCCATTACCTTTCATAGTCCTTGCAATGACAGAAGGAGGTCAGATGTTCTTAGGTAGAAGGTGTTGAGGCTCCTCAGCTTTTCAAAGGGGCTGTAAGAGCTTTGAAATCACATCTTCCCCTGGCAGACCTTTAGTGCACCCCATGGACCTCTGCAAGTCAGAAGTTTGTTTGAAGTAGGAGTGCTGTGAATCCTTTCCCAGTGCTGTTTACTCACTGGGGAAGCTGGATGCTGAGCCCCAAACAGATACTCCGAATTGGCAGAATAACCAAAAGCAGCCTGTGGTTTCCACAGAGGCTGTGATGCCATTACTGGATGTATGTCTTCAGTCACACGAGAGGGAGAGGACAATCCTAGAAACAATTACTGGCAATTAATTGTTTTACAGTAAATGAGTCAAATGTGGTCTTGGTAAGAAGAGTGCTACTCCCAAGAATTTCATCAGGAACTCCATTTGTGCATTCCTCATGTGTCATCCATTGTCCTGCAGCATCGCTCAACCTGTGCATTTGTTCATTCAGAGCTGAAGGATTTCCACATCCCCCCATTCTGGCCTCATCTTTCTCTTATATGACTCCATGGGATGGGCCCATAAACTTGCAGAAGTGTAGACCTACAGAAAATCTTACTAAGTGTGAGCTATTTTAATTCTGCAGTTGTTCTAAGTCATTATTCATAGTCCTTCCAACagctgaaaaaggagaaatttagaGATAATTCCCAAGAGAAATTAAGCTCTTCCAGCAGAGCGATCCTTTCctgttctctttctctctaCCTACCTCCTGTTACCAATGATGGTCCCTAATTGAATTCTAAATTCCTCCCTgccaaagcctttttttcctgtgctgtagATCTTTTCAGAACACTAAGCAACTGTATGGCTTTTTCTAAGAACATGGATGAGAAGtgagcaccaggagcaggcagTGGTATCAGGATCACAGAAATAGCACAAGGTTTCTGGAGCACCTGCCAGCCCTAGATGGAGGCTGTGGGTCTTGCTGTGCCTTTGGCACACCTGTGGTGTGCGTTGTCACTAGGACAGGCCTTGCTCCATCCCTGGGTGGGGTAAGTCCCCCATGGATCAGCAGGAATGCATGGAAGGTGTTGTGCTATCAGCAGCAGGACTCCACAGTGAGCTGATCCTGCTGCAGAGACTGGTGCCCACTCCTGAGGACTCTCCCCAGTGCCACACACTGCAACAAGGCCTCACACTCCCAAACTGGCTCAGAAATGGGGACAgacactgcagctctggagttccCGAGAGTTCTCTGGATTAGGACTGTATTTTTGATCATTCTGATGCTTCTCTGTGCTTCTGGAACattagaaagaagcaaaataacCTTTAAGTGCTTAATTATATACATTAACTGTAGTTTAAGGTTCCATAACTGTGCCTCAAAAGAGATgtctccttcagctgcttcGGCTATAGTAAATACAGCTGAGACCTGAGTGAATTCTGGCAGCCTCTGGAGACCAAAGTCATGTTTGCATTTGCTTTACATCACTTTCTATACTGTTAAAACCTGAAATGAGCATTTTATTCCCTGTAGACAGGCTTTTATTCACACAAATTCCTGATGTTGGACTGATAAAAGCCAGTTTTTCAACATGAGTAGAAAGTCTCTTTGTGGACACTGACTGCAGGCTGCAGTcagggtgctgtgctggcagagccaaGGCATGTGGTTACTGAAAGAAGACCTAAACCAAATCAAACTCTTGTAAGCTGGTTTGATGAAAAAGTGTTTAATTTCCTTACCCTAACAGATCAATCCTTCAGTCTgaaatgaaatgggaaataCTAGAAACCAGGTTTAATCAGTGGGGAAAGGACCAACAGGCACCTGTAAGTGACACATGACTGATTCCATGTATCTTGTGCACAAGTCAGAGACTGAAAAGGGGCTTCACTGTGatcttcagaaagcaaaatatgtcTAAAGGAGCTGCCCTAATTTAGTATTCCTCTTTCATCTCTAATTTTGTTGCACATTTTATGTTCTTAAGCAGTGAAATATAGAGAATGCCTTCAGTGAAAGGAATGCATCTCTCATTTCTCTTAAGGCAGAATATCAGCCAGCTGCGTGTACTAACAGAAACTGGGTTCTTGGTATTGTATCCgtatttaaattgaaatttctGTTGTAAAACATTGGAATGATTTTGGTGCATGACACTGAAGGAAGCAGACTCATTGTCTTGCTGTCTGTTTTTCCTAACAGAAGTCAGCAATATGTAATTCTCTGTGCAGCCAAAGGTGTAGAAATACTTGTGAGGAAGCACCTTCATACTGGAACAACCTCTCCTGAGTCACACCTTCCTTCCCACAGGACTCCAGCTGTGATGAGATTAATGGACTCAGATAAGTCACAATAGTACCACTGGGCACAGTTTAGTAAATTAACAGTTAATCTCCTGATAGTTACCCatcatttgtattttctttctcctttcactCATATCATTCATTCTCTTTAGTACAAGTGGCAAGGCAAGGGGCCAGAGAGCAATCCCTTAGTGaccattaaaaaacaaaacgGTAAATGGTTTTCAGTGtctcaggaaggagaaaaattgtGTCAAGGACTGACAacaagatttctgttttcaacCTTATACCTCTTGCTTGTGAACAGAGACTTCTGCCAGCCTCACCCAGCAATTCCTTAAGGCAGAGCCTGGTAGTTGTCACACCTCACACAGCCATGCTCACGCTTCCTGATACTTCCTTTCACTCTGTGATTTCATCTCAGCACCATGTCCATTTTCCTAGTGCAAAATGGATTGTCCTGAGACCACGTACCCCGTACAACTGCACAGCCCATATTTGATGGATGATCTGGATAAGTCCCTGCGTGCGGTTggttaaatttattttctcagacaTGTTGCGATTTGCATTGCAGAAGTAAAGCTTTATTAGAGCAGAGTTTCCAGCAGAGCGTGAGCCCTTTAATGAAGAATGATTTGCCAAAGACAAGTTGAATAAACCAAGCATTGCAGGGTGGAGGAAGGAGTGCTGGGGCAGGTGACCAGGCTTGTCTTCCAAACCCTTCCCGCTGCCTCAGCCATGCTGCAGAAACTCTCGGGGGTCTCTCACCGCCCATAGTCGGTGCATCTCAGCTGGACGGTGCCAgggtcactgctgctgctctagCACACTCTTGACTGCCCTGTGTGAATGCAGAGCAAATCACTGCCCTGAGGGGAAGTCTGAGCGTTCCTTTG
Encoded here:
- the LOC116455949 gene encoding keratin, type I cytoskeletal 15-like isoform X2, translated to MSCSIKRTSSTSYRSGGGGGGGACGGSSGRSSSVSCRRYASSVIGGGGYGGAACGGYGGSLSMGSLAGGFGGGFAGSCGPGGDLLLSGNEKVTMQNLNDRLAAYLDKVRRLEEENAQLEHHIREWYRKQAPSVSKDYSSYYQTIEQLQNQIIAATVDNNRMILDIDNSKMTADDFRMKYENELVIRQTVEADINGLRNILDGLTTTRSSLESELESLKDELIALKRNHEEEMRQLQSQTGGDVSVEVNAAPGEDLTKTLNDLRNEYEEIIARNRKEVEQWYEVKIQEVNQQVTSSSQDIQTSSHQLTELRREMQNLEIELQAQLSTKSSLENSLAETESRYGRMLQQIQGQINCVEEELASIRCEVESQSQEYKMLLGIKMRLEQEIQQYRALLQEGQQDLVSSQGALQGGGMSSHSYSSSSYCHGQSSDKAGQSRVC
- the LOC116455949 gene encoding keratin, type I cytoskeletal 15-like isoform X1, translating into MSCSIKRTSSTSYRSGGGGGGGACGGSSGRSSSVSCRRYASSVIGGGGYGGAACGGYGGSLSMGSLAGGFGGGFAGSCGPGGDLLLSGNEKVTMQNLNDRLAAYLDKVRRLEEENAQLEHHIREWYRKQAPSVSKDYSSYYQTIEQLQNQIIAATVDNNRMILDIDNSKMTADDFRMKYENELVIRQTVEADINGLRNILDGLTTTRSSLESELESLKDELIALKRNHEEEMRQLQSQTGGDVSVEVNAAPGEDLTKTLNDLRNEYEEIIARNRKEVEQWYEVKIQEVNQQVTSSSQDIQTSSHQLTELRREMQNLEIELQAQLSTKSSLENSLAETESRYGRMLQQIQGQINCVEEELASIRCEVESQSQEYKMLLGIKMRLEQEIQQYRALLQEGQQDLVSSQGALQGGGMSSHSYSSSSYCHGQSSDKAGKKHLPKRIQTYSFHILCFIPFPVHTNLVLWLPHLQLQQGLNHSQSKLLISKWFGSSSRDRLSSFPMLLLTNGYLNSG